In a genomic window of Salmo trutta chromosome 32, fSalTru1.1, whole genome shotgun sequence:
- the LOC115170570 gene encoding synaptonemal complex central element protein 2 isoform X2 codes for MSQLFFGKPAPTFQSTPKPCHHHPSSPKDPEQGHGPDQDIPDETFSFVTLDESHGQQRHDVHNSTSSELPGEESTTVLSSTIEEIGKKAQDLIERINQSRAMDQEIMTTFENKLMNKVSEVCQQVKEQMFSSYEEHGRGMEANLQELSEVLERSSQLSMELQGASQTLSAINNSLQQTAEN; via the exons ATGTCCCAGCTCTTCTTTGGAAAGCCAGCACCTACCTTTCAGTCTACACCAAAACCTTGTCATCATCATCCCTCATCACCCAAG GACCCTGAACAAGGACATGGGCCAGACCAGGACATCCCTGATGAGACATTTTCGTTTGTGACACTGGACGAAAGCCATGGACAGCAAAG ACATGATGTACACAACAGTACTTCCAGCGAGCTCCCAGGTGAGGAGAGTACGACTGTTCTCAGTTCAACGATAGAGGAGATAGGGAAGAAGGCCCAGGATCTGATAGAGCGAATCAACCAGAGCCGAGCCATGGACCAGGAAATCATGACCACCTTCGAGAACAAGTTAATGAATAAG GTGAGTGAGGTGTGCCAGCAGGTGAAGGAGCAGATGTTCAGCAGCTATGAGGAGCATGGCCGTGGGATGGAGGCCAATCTGCAGGAGCTGTCTGAGGTACTGGAGAGGAGTAGTCAGCTCAGTATGGAGCTACAGGGAGCCAGTCAGACCTTATCAGCCATCAACAACAGCCTGCAGCAGACAGCTGAGAACTGA
- the LOC115170570 gene encoding synaptonemal complex central element protein 2 isoform X1: protein MSQLFFGKPAPTFQSTPKPCHHHPSSPKDPEQGHGPDQDIPDETFSFVTLDESHGQQSEDSGIDISNISNRHDVHNSTSSELPGEESTTVLSSTIEEIGKKAQDLIERINQSRAMDQEIMTTFENKLMNKVSEVCQQVKEQMFSSYEEHGRGMEANLQELSEVLERSSQLSMELQGASQTLSAINNSLQQTAEN, encoded by the exons ATGTCCCAGCTCTTCTTTGGAAAGCCAGCACCTACCTTTCAGTCTACACCAAAACCTTGTCATCATCATCCCTCATCACCCAAG GACCCTGAACAAGGACATGGGCCAGACCAGGACATCCCTGATGAGACATTTTCGTTTGTGACACTGGACGAAAGCCATGGACAGCAAAG TGAGGACTCCGGCATCGACATTTCAAACATCTCCAATAGACATGATGTACACAACAGTACTTCCAGCGAGCTCCCAGGTGAGGAGAGTACGACTGTTCTCAGTTCAACGATAGAGGAGATAGGGAAGAAGGCCCAGGATCTGATAGAGCGAATCAACCAGAGCCGAGCCATGGACCAGGAAATCATGACCACCTTCGAGAACAAGTTAATGAATAAG GTGAGTGAGGTGTGCCAGCAGGTGAAGGAGCAGATGTTCAGCAGCTATGAGGAGCATGGCCGTGGGATGGAGGCCAATCTGCAGGAGCTGTCTGAGGTACTGGAGAGGAGTAGTCAGCTCAGTATGGAGCTACAGGGAGCCAGTCAGACCTTATCAGCCATCAACAACAGCCTGCAGCAGACAGCTGAGAACTGA